CACTGGGCCAAGTTGTGCCCGAAGGATCGCCTCCGGACTGCCTCCTGACAGCCCCACTGACACCTGGACCAAGCGGTTACTCCTTTTGAACCTGAACTCATCTGAATTGGGTTTCTATCACTCAACACTGAAAACGCCCCACATCACACAGGCACTCCATTCTCCGTTTTGCCTGCAGGTCCTGCAGCCTGGCTGTGCTGGGGAACCTGcagaaggggagagaaagggagtggggcggggggcgggggggggactCACCGCACGCCCTGGGGCTGGCCCAGGCGGCCTGCCCTGGCCAGATGGCCGCCCTGCCAGGCACCGTCCTCCCCGTCAGACTCCCCAGAGCCCTGGccctcctcctcgtcctcctcgtCGTCGTCAAACTGCTGGATGCGGTCCTTGTAGCAGATCTCTAGCAGGTTGGCACTGGgctgcgggggcggggcgggagggtGAGGCGGGCCACCTGCCTGCAGCAaacccccgcccccagcagcgGTCAGGGCAGCTCACGTTGTCGTCGTCTGCGCTCAGGGAGAAGGTGATGCTGGCCGTCTTGTCAAAAGGCGCGCTGTGGGGGAGGCACAGAGACAGTGAGGGACCCTCTCTCCTGGGCCCGGTTCCAGCAGACACACCTCCTGCTAGGGCTGCCTGTGGACCGCAGCCATTCCTGGAGCACCCCTGTCAGCAGGCGTCTGCAGGGCGAGGCGCCCCGCCCGTGTGCCCCCAGTCCCGCGGGGCCCCACGCGGAGGCCTAAGGCTCCTGCACCTTGTTTCCTCTTCATAAAACAAGGGACACAACTTCGCCGGGCAGGCTAGGCTTTCAGGCTTTGAGAGCGTAACCTGAGTGAGACACTCATTTCGAGGCACACAGGTCCCCAAGGCACGACCCAGGTGGGGGCCAGGGAGCCCAGGGATCACGGGAAGTGCTGTGCCCACCACCACCTCGCACCCCCAGCCTTTCTGCGTCCACACATGCCCACCAGTCTCTGCTCGGCTCTCTCCTCCAGAAAGCCTCCAGAAGTGTCACTCCCGGATGAAGGAACCAAATCCACACGCTTTAAGTACTGACACACACCGTGGGAACAGCTTGTCCGTGTACGCTCCGACCCACACACTGTGCCACTTTCCAACAGCCCCTACTTGTCCTGGTCGCCTCTCGCCCGGAGCGGGAGAGCGCCGTGTCTGCACTGAGGTCTAGCCCCTCCTGTGACGGGACTGCTTCCAGCCTGTCACCTGCTGTCTCCGACACAGGAAGCATGTTCACAACCCCCGCGGGCTGACTTGGCACGTGGCGGACAGGCTCACAACCCCCACCAAGGCAGGTCCCCCAACGCCCTCAGGGGAGGGAGCAGCTGCGGGCGGGGCTCCTCACCACCTCGCAGCCCTCCGCGCCCCGGCCTGGCCGGGGCACACTCACTTCAcgctctcctcctgctccccgaACTCCTCGTCGTTGAAGCCGAAGTGGTCGATGAAGGCCGAGGTCATGCGCTGCATCTGGAAGTCCATGAAGGCCTGCGGGGGGCGGCAGTCAGGGCAGGCCTGCACacagcctccctcccctgccctccctgcccgcACCTGCTGCAGCACCGCCTCCTCTGGGAAGTTGAACTCCTTGAGCCTGTCGTCCTCATCGTCGCTGGAGGAGTGCAGGTGGTGCGTGTTCACCTGGGCATGGGCCGGCAGGGGTCAGGGCCTGCGGGGCCCCCGGGGAGGGCTGGGGCAGGCTGGGgctgcggggcggggggcgggtccCGGCCTGCAGGAGAACCGGCGCAGGAGACTGACTCACCAGGTCTACCGTGTTCTTCTTGTTGGTCTCCGCCAGGGGGCCTGACACGAAAGCCTCCCAGCGCTCCCGCTGCTCCTGCGGCAGCTCTGCCGGAAGGGGCAGGGCGATGTGAGGACGGaggccccgcccgccccgcctgCCCCGCCTGCCCCCAGGCGCGCCCCGCCCTCACCCTTcaggagctgctgcagctgctctgCATTGGGCCCCTTCTCCGAGTTCTGCACCAGGGCATTGGCCACGCTCGTCAAGTGGCCCATGTAGCCTTTCCGAGGGCCCCCTGCGGACCTGGAGAAAGGGAAGCCAGGGCTGAACTCAGCCGCTCCGCCCCCTGCTgcccgccccggccccggccccggcccccgcccccgcccccgcccccgcccccgcccaggaCCCCCTGCTCACTGCACGCGGTCGTTCTCCTCCCAGGAGGTCAGGATGCGCTCCACCAAGCGGCAGCGCTGCAGCAGCTGTGGGGATGGGGCAGCGTGCACTGGGTGTGAGCACGGCACTCCTCCCCTGCTCACCTGTTCTGGGCCCACTCAGCCTGCACAGCAAGCCCCAGAGCCACCCTGCCTGCCTCCACTCCAGCTTCGCCCTGAGGCCAGGGCCACACCCAGGAAGGCATCTCCAGGAGCGCTGGGGCCATCACCCTGGGAGAACCCTTCCTGGCCCCCCCGGACATCCACTGCCCCAGAGGTCACCACTCCACCAGTCCCCACCCTCGCACGACACTGTTTCCCAAGACTCTGGACCTCCAGAAGAGACCAAGACTCTGCCCCTGAGCGGTCTGGCTGCACATGACAGGCAGGAGGAGACCCGGAGCAGAGCCCCCCAGAGAGCAAAGGGGATCGAGATCCCGGAGCCCAGCTCACGTGTTTCACGACAGGGTTCTCGGGGGGTGTGTCTGAGCCGCTGTCGGCAGGGGGCCCGGAGCTCAGCATCGTGCTCACGCACACCTCCACTTGGGCATGCAAGAAGTTGTTGAACACGTAGTGGAAGAAGAGGTCCTGGGGGTGAGGGCACAGGCTGGCTCTGAGGAGCTCCCCCGGCGTcgtcccacccccgccccctacACCCCGGCCCTTTGCCCCTAGTACCAGCATGGTGTTGGGCACATCCAGGGCCAGGAGCTCCTGGGTCAGAGCGGCATCGTTGGCGCTCAGGGCGCTGGCCAGCAGCTTGACCACATGCAACCGCGTGTTGCCCAGGGGTGGGGCCAGGCTGCCCCACGTTGTGCGCAGTGGCTCCAGCTGCAGGTGGAGGGCTGGGCTTGGTTcctgccccagctctgccctgacCCCAGGGCTGCCCCCTCTTCCCCCGAGCACCCTGCCCACCTCAGGCGGCTCCAGCAGGAGCTGGTGGAAGCAGCCAAGACGTGGGCGAAGGGCGtgcagggcccctgcattggacaCGGCACTGTCCAGGGTCGCCTGGGCCAGGAGTTCCAGCTGCCCATCCACGCTGCTGAAGAAGTTGTTCACGGTCATGGACTCGGACCTACAGCAGGCATGGCGGGGGACAGTGTGAACCATGCAGGCGGCCTGTGTAcgcgtgcacatgcacacacactgggGAGGGAGCCTGGGGCACTCACCTGGGCCTCCTGGGCTCCAGCAGTGTCAGCAACACCTGGATCCCGCTCACGAGGACGGACGGGCTCCGCTCCCCCTCCAGCATGTTGCTCAGGAGCTGTTCGATGGTCTCCTGCCTGGGGCAGGCGCAGGGGCATCAGGGAGGAGGGCCCGGGACGGCTCTCCCGCCCCCGATCTGGGCGACCCCGCAACCCACTTCTCCAGGGTGGCCAGCAGCTGGTCAGGCTCCGGGCTGTCCTGCACTTGGATCATCTGCTCCCGGCTCAGGCGGATGATGTCGCACAGGGACTGGGATGCGTTGGAATGTtgctggggagggagagagagctgaGGACCCCAGTCCGCCCTGGTGTCAGGAAGCCCCACGCACTGGAGGCAGGTACCTGCCCTCGAGGACAGAGGGCCGCAGACCCGGGAAACACGTGGGAGGGAGAGAACACAGACACTGGAAAGGAGAGACTGCCGAAAGGGAAACCAAAGACgacttcctggaagaggagaCCCTAACACAACTCCCACACACGCCATCTATAGCTAGTGGCCAAGGGGTGCAGTGACCCACGCATGCACGAACTCGTGACTGGACAGGCCACCGAGGTCCGTCCATACAGTGAAACACTGCTTGGCCTTAGAAAAGGATGAAGCACTGAACACGCTACAGCT
The nucleotide sequence above comes from Bos indicus x Bos taurus breed Angus x Brahman F1 hybrid chromosome 18, Bos_hybrid_MaternalHap_v2.0, whole genome shotgun sequence. Encoded proteins:
- the PPP6R1 gene encoding serine/threonine-protein phosphatase 6 regulatory subunit 1 isoform X1; translated protein: MVPAGSSWPPGLSAAALASGGLQEGAMFWKFDLHTSSHLDTLLEREDLSLPELLDEEDVLQECKVVNRKLLDFLLRPLHLQAMVAWVTQEPPASGEERLRYKYPSVACEILTSDVPQINDALGADESLLHRLYGFLQSSGSLNPLLASFFSKVMGVLINRKTDQLVSFLRKKDDFVDLLLQHIGTSAIMDLLLRLLTCVERPQLRQDVVNWLNEEKIVQRLIEQIHPSKDDNQHSNASQSLCDIIRLSREQMIQVQDSPEPDQLLATLEKQETIEQLLSNMLEGERSPSVLVSGIQVLLTLLEPRRPRSESMTVNNFFSSVDGQLELLAQATLDSAVSNAGALHALRPRLGCFHQLLLEPPELEPLRTTWGSLAPPLGNTRLHVVKLLASALSANDAALTQELLALDVPNTMLDLFFHYVFNNFLHAQVEVCVSTMLSSGPPADSGSDTPPENPVVKHLLQRCRLVERILTSWEENDRVQSAGGPRKGYMGHLTSVANALVQNSEKGPNAEQLQQLLKELPQEQRERWEAFVSGPLAETNKKNTVDLVNTHHLHSSSDDEDDRLKEFNFPEEAVLQQAFMDFQMQRMTSAFIDHFGFNDEEFGEQEESVNAPFDKTASITFSLSADDDNPSANLLEICYKDRIQQFDDDEEDEEEGQGSGESDGEDGAWQGGHLARAGRLGQPQGVRSRGSTDSEEEDDDDDEDEDGRARGRPGPPCYPSAGRQPPGPSWTAAFDPVPTDGPAGPQDCRDKEPRGEHPDLPAPSPTGPAAPSTLQLRFQDPAPASAPQEATDGSKAAEPAASCQALLSVGDLQASLRGTRSAPSSLDSATRDPATSVPAPGAHRPPQTPEGEKSPESLGLPQSQSALALQPLPMPNGSAPGGPAAPGSQ
- the PPP6R1 gene encoding serine/threonine-protein phosphatase 6 regulatory subunit 1 isoform X2 is translated as MVPAGSSWPPGLSAAALASGGLQEGAMFWKFDLHTSSHLDTLLEREDLSLPELLDEEDVLQECKVVNRKLLDFLLRPLHLQAMVAWVTQEPPASGEERLRYKYPSVACEILTSDVPQINDALGADESLLHRLYGFLQSSGSLNPLLASFFSKVMGVLINRKTDQLVSFLRKKDDFVDLLLQHIGTSAIMDLLLRLLTCVERPQLRQDVVNWLNEEKIVQRLIEQIHPSKDDNQHSNASQSLCDIIRLSREQMIQVQDSPEPDQLLATLEKQETIEQLLSNMLEGERSPSVLVSGIQVLLTLLEPRRPRSESMTVNNFFSSVDGQLELLAQATLDSAVSNAGALHALRPRLGCFHQLLLEPPELEPLRTTWGSLAPPLGNTRLHVVKLLASALSANDAALTQELLALDVPNTMLDLFFHYVFNNFLHAQVEVCVSTMLSSGPPADSGSDTPPENPVVKHLLQRCRLVERILTSWEENDRVQSAGGPRKGYMGHLTSVANALVQNSEKGPNAEQLQQLLKELPQEQRERWEAFVSGPLAETNKKNTVDLVNTHHLHSSSDDEDDRLKEFNFPEEAVLQQAFMDFQMQRMTSAFIDHFGFNDEEFGEQEESVNAPFDKTASITFSLSADDDNPSANLLEICYKDRIQQFDDDEEDEEEGQGSGESDGEDGAWQGGHLARAGRLGQPQGVRSRGSTDSEEEDDDDDEDEDGRARGRPGPPCYPSAGRQPPGPSWTAAFDPVPTDGPAGPQDCRDKEPRGEHPDLPAPSPTGPAAPSTLQLRFQDPAPASAPQEATDGSKAAEPAASCQALLSVGDLQASLRGTRSAPSSLDSATRDPATSVPAPGAHRPPQTPEGEKSPESLGLPQSQR
- the PPP6R1 gene encoding serine/threonine-protein phosphatase 6 regulatory subunit 1 isoform X3, with the protein product MFWKFDLHTSSHLDTLLEREDLSLPELLDEEDVLQECKVVNRKLLDFLLRPLHLQAMVAWVTQEPPASGEERLRYKYPSVACEILTSDVPQINDALGADESLLHRLYGFLQSSGSLNPLLASFFSKVMGVLINRKTDQLVSFLRKKDDFVDLLLQHIGTSAIMDLLLRLLTCVERPQLRQDVVNWLNEEKIVQRLIEQIHPSKDDNQHSNASQSLCDIIRLSREQMIQVQDSPEPDQLLATLEKQETIEQLLSNMLEGERSPSVLVSGIQVLLTLLEPRRPRSESMTVNNFFSSVDGQLELLAQATLDSAVSNAGALHALRPRLGCFHQLLLEPPELEPLRTTWGSLAPPLGNTRLHVVKLLASALSANDAALTQELLALDVPNTMLDLFFHYVFNNFLHAQVEVCVSTMLSSGPPADSGSDTPPENPVVKHLLQRCRLVERILTSWEENDRVQSAGGPRKGYMGHLTSVANALVQNSEKGPNAEQLQQLLKELPQEQRERWEAFVSGPLAETNKKNTVDLVNTHHLHSSSDDEDDRLKEFNFPEEAVLQQAFMDFQMQRMTSAFIDHFGFNDEEFGEQEESVNAPFDKTASITFSLSADDDNPSANLLEICYKDRIQQFDDDEEDEEEGQGSGESDGEDGAWQGGHLARAGRLGQPQGVRSRGSTDSEEEDDDDDEDEDGRARGRPGPPCYPSAGRQPPGPSWTAAFDPVPTDGPAGPQDCRDKEPRGEHPDLPAPSPTGPAAPSTLQLRFQDPAPASAPQEATDGSKAAEPAASCQALLSVGDLQASLRGTRSAPSSLDSATRDPATSVPAPGAHRPPQTPEGEKSPESLGLPQSQSALALQPLPMPNGSAPGGPAAPGSQ